A single window of Caldicellulosiruptor bescii DSM 6725 DNA harbors:
- the rlmN gene encoding 23S rRNA (adenine(2503)-C(2))-methyltransferase RlmN has translation MKRLIKDLTFDELKKWLENIGEKPFRTSQIFEWLYKKNATDVMQFTNLPLELREKIEDEFLINSLQILKHQSDGESIKFLFELCDKNGVESVFLPYRYGNAICVSTQVGCKMNCRFCASAIGGFVRNLSAGEMVDQIINVENFTGKRITNVVLMGSGEPFDNIENVFKFIEIINSKEGKNIGARHITISTVGIVEGIYRLCDFPKQVNLAISLHAPNNSLRDKLVPINKKYPVEDIMKAVDYYIKRTNRRVTFEYALIDGVNDSIECAQELGKMLKGKLVHVNLIPVNPVEEKGFRRPSKEKIKVFFETLKSYQINVTIRRELGSSISAACGQLRKRYFNI, from the coding sequence ATGAAAAGGCTTATAAAAGATTTGACGTTTGATGAGCTAAAAAAGTGGCTCGAAAATATTGGTGAAAAACCTTTTAGAACAAGCCAGATTTTTGAGTGGCTTTACAAGAAAAATGCTACTGATGTAATGCAGTTTACCAATCTACCACTCGAACTTCGAGAAAAGATTGAGGATGAGTTTTTGATAAACTCTTTACAGATTTTGAAACATCAAAGTGATGGAGAGAGTATAAAATTCCTGTTTGAACTTTGCGATAAAAATGGAGTTGAAAGTGTGTTTTTACCTTATCGGTATGGGAATGCAATATGCGTCTCAACACAAGTTGGATGCAAAATGAACTGCAGGTTTTGTGCCTCTGCCATAGGCGGATTTGTAAGAAACCTTTCGGCAGGGGAGATGGTTGACCAGATAATCAACGTAGAAAACTTTACAGGCAAAAGAATAACAAATGTGGTTCTGATGGGAAGTGGCGAGCCATTTGACAACATTGAAAATGTGTTTAAATTTATTGAGATAATAAACTCAAAAGAGGGGAAAAACATAGGGGCAAGGCATATCACCATTTCCACAGTTGGCATAGTTGAAGGAATTTATAGGCTCTGTGATTTTCCAAAACAAGTAAACCTTGCAATATCTCTGCATGCCCCAAATAATAGCCTGAGAGACAAGCTTGTTCCGATAAACAAAAAGTATCCTGTTGAAGATATTATGAAAGCAGTTGATTACTACATTAAAAGGACTAATAGAAGAGTTACTTTTGAGTACGCCCTGATAGATGGGGTAAATGATTCTATTGAATGTGCTCAAGAGCTTGGCAAGATGCTAAAAGGTAAGCTTGTACATGTAAATTTGATACCTGTTAACCCAGTTGAAGAAAAAGGGTTTAGAAGACCTTCAAAAGAAAAAATAAAAGTATTTTTTGAAACCTTAAAATCATATCAAATTAATGTTACAATTAGAAGAGAGCTTGGCAGCAGTATATCTGCAGCGTGTGGACAGCTGAGAAAACGATATTTTAACATATAA
- a CDS encoding Stp1/IreP family PP2C-type Ser/Thr phosphatase, which yields MKYVKYVALTEKGNIRTNNEDYYIVYKGEDGLNVFLIADGMGGHSAGEVASSFACQYVLDYILLNQKMLKYSLKEIIKEAYRYANQKIINHQIKNPLLYGMGTTLAGLFCYKDKILVSNIGDSRVYIIDNNEIRQITEDHSLVYEMFKDGKITKEEIYTHPKKNIITRAIGIEEELEVDLYEIEREQNKDYCFLMCTDGLTNMVFDTQIHEIFKKNDFYDVGKKLIEKALEAGGIDNITIVYLLV from the coding sequence ATGAAGTATGTGAAATACGTTGCTCTCACAGAAAAAGGAAATATAAGGACAAACAATGAGGATTATTATATTGTTTACAAAGGAGAAGATGGATTGAATGTTTTTTTAATAGCTGATGGTATGGGTGGACACAGTGCAGGTGAGGTGGCAAGCAGCTTTGCCTGCCAGTATGTACTTGACTATATATTACTAAATCAGAAAATGTTAAAATATTCTCTGAAAGAGATCATAAAAGAAGCTTACAGGTATGCAAATCAAAAGATTATAAACCATCAGATAAAAAATCCCCTTTTGTATGGAATGGGGACCACTTTAGCGGGACTATTTTGCTACAAGGATAAGATACTTGTGAGCAACATCGGAGATTCAAGAGTCTACATTATAGATAACAATGAAATTAGACAAATTACAGAGGACCATTCTCTGGTTTATGAGATGTTTAAAGATGGAAAAATTACAAAAGAGGAAATTTATACTCATCCCAAGAAAAACATCATAACAAGAGCAATTGGAATAGAAGAAGAATTAGAAGTTGATCTTTACGAAATTGAACGCGAGCAAAATAAGGATTATTGCTTTTTGATGTGTACAGATGGACTGACCAACATGGTTTTTGATACCCAAATTCACGAAATATTTAAGAAAAATGATTTTTATGATGTAGGTAAGAAATTAATTGAAAAAGCTCTTGAGGCAGGTGGTATTGACAATATAACAATTGTCTATCTCTTGGTATAA
- the rsmB gene encoding 16S rRNA (cytosine(967)-C(5))-methyltransferase RsmB — protein MNTREAAFLLLFEVEKKKFSGMDSLMEKFHQKLKNEKDRALFVELVHGVLRYKSLIDYYINFVAKKGVKDKRILNILRVATYELLFLEKIPEYATVNEACEVASKINPHLKAFVNAILRNIIRNKNQIEESLERIKDVDYKSYLSIKLSYPRFLIDYLEESYGLEKTIKILEFLNTKPPQSIKINTKKTNVNTLTQELEKNGFKYEINSRNNEIVLILKGNIKETELYKEGYFYFQDLASSLVVKFNQEDFKRAKKVIDLCAAPGGKTFNCAEVIDGFVVACDINEHKLDILRENILRLGFDNIIVAKSNAEVFNPDFAEKFDIVIADLPCTGFGAIRKKPDIKWNKSYQDIENLHELQVRILDNSAGYLKRGGILFYSTCTLGKKENEETVIEFLEKHKDFSLVSLTTIFPDEFECDGFFIAKLRKEGER, from the coding sequence ATTAATACGAGAGAAGCTGCTTTTCTTTTACTGTTTGAGGTTGAAAAGAAAAAGTTTTCTGGCATGGACTCTTTGATGGAGAAATTCCATCAAAAGTTAAAAAATGAAAAGGACAGGGCTTTGTTTGTTGAGCTTGTTCATGGTGTTTTGAGATACAAAAGCCTTATTGACTACTATATTAATTTTGTTGCTAAAAAAGGAGTAAAGGATAAAAGGATATTAAACATTTTAAGGGTTGCCACATATGAACTTCTTTTTCTTGAAAAGATTCCAGAGTATGCAACAGTAAATGAGGCATGTGAGGTTGCAAGCAAAATAAATCCACATTTAAAGGCTTTTGTGAATGCAATTTTGAGAAATATAATCAGAAACAAAAATCAAATAGAAGAGTCATTGGAAAGAATTAAGGACGTGGACTATAAAAGTTATTTATCAATAAAGCTTTCTTATCCCAGATTTTTAATAGATTATTTAGAAGAGAGTTATGGACTTGAAAAAACTATAAAAATTTTAGAATTTTTAAATACAAAACCTCCTCAGAGTATAAAGATAAATACTAAAAAAACCAATGTAAATACATTAACACAAGAGCTTGAGAAAAACGGATTTAAGTATGAGATTAATTCTCGTAACAATGAAATAGTCCTTATTTTGAAGGGCAACATAAAGGAAACAGAACTTTATAAGGAAGGCTATTTCTATTTTCAGGATTTGGCATCTTCTCTTGTTGTAAAGTTTAACCAAGAAGATTTTAAAAGAGCAAAGAAAGTGATAGACCTGTGTGCCGCACCAGGTGGAAAGACTTTTAACTGCGCAGAGGTTATAGATGGGTTTGTTGTTGCATGTGATATAAACGAACATAAGCTTGATATATTGCGAGAAAACATTTTGCGGCTTGGTTTTGATAATATCATTGTTGCAAAAAGTAACGCTGAGGTTTTTAACCCTGATTTTGCCGAAAAATTTGACATTGTGATTGCCGACCTTCCATGTACTGGTTTTGGCGCAATTAGGAAAAAGCCTGATATCAAATGGAATAAAAGTTATCAGGACATTGAGAATCTTCATGAACTGCAGGTAAGAATACTTGACAATTCAGCAGGTTACCTAAAAAGAGGAGGAATACTTTTTTATTCTACATGTACGCTTGGGAAAAAAGAAAATGAAGAAACAGTTATAGAGTTTTTAGAGAAGCACAAAGATTTTTCGTTGGTATCCCTAACTACTATTTTTCCCGATGAGTTTGAATGTGATGGATTTTTTATAGCTAAACTTAGAAAAGAGGGCGAAAGATAG
- the pknB gene encoding Stk1 family PASTA domain-containing Ser/Thr kinase — protein MDEFIIGNRYKVEEKLGSGGMSVVYKAKDAILNRYVAIKVLRSEFATDEEFLQRFRTEALAAASLSHPNIVSIYDVGEQDGMYYIVMEYVNGKTLKEFMKETGRLSPKDATTIAIQVLRALDHAHKKGIVHRDIKPQNILIDENGIVKVTDFGIARAVSTGTIINTNITIGSVHYFSPEQARGGYVDSRSDLYSLGVVLYEMVTGVLPFDGDTPISIALKHLQEQPIKPTLYNPNIPKSLEAIILKAMQKDILLRYQSASEMIQDLKNSLIEPDGDFVKIESHENAATKQFQFEKIKSDNTPVDPKKESKEKRKDWIYVVAGILTALIIVAIGWLIFYNAIGKSLTYQENDITMPDLVGFSIDDAKAKLDELGLKYSVEEQNDPAEKGTVINQDPAAGIKVKKDTTVKLIVSKGPEMVKVPDVVGLNIKDAQIELDNNGLSVEIKKDYSDKPVDTVIDQQPSANQLIEKNGTVILTVSLGPKIEKVLVPDVTGMNIVDAKDVLLKIGLNVGNVTYKEVTDRESDIVISQSPSYGQQVVKGSTVDLIVTKKVETKTTTKIIIKTVILPSDLNEANVKIVVSSNGNESIVFDRIVKKEETPLQVKIPITGQSTIRMYINDQLSTEETVE, from the coding sequence ATGGATGAGTTTATAATAGGAAACAGATACAAAGTTGAGGAGAAGTTAGGAAGCGGTGGAATGTCGGTTGTGTACAAAGCCAAAGATGCAATTTTGAATAGATATGTTGCCATAAAAGTTTTAAGGTCGGAGTTTGCAACAGACGAGGAATTTTTGCAACGGTTCAGAACAGAAGCGCTGGCAGCAGCATCTCTTTCGCATCCCAACATTGTATCAATCTATGATGTTGGTGAGCAGGACGGGATGTACTACATAGTTATGGAATATGTAAATGGCAAAACTCTAAAAGAGTTTATGAAAGAAACTGGTAGGCTCAGTCCAAAAGATGCAACAACCATTGCTATACAGGTTTTAAGAGCTTTGGACCATGCCCATAAAAAAGGTATTGTGCACAGAGATATAAAACCTCAAAATATCTTGATTGATGAAAATGGGATTGTCAAAGTAACAGACTTTGGTATTGCACGAGCAGTTTCAACAGGCACCATTATAAATACAAATATCACCATTGGCTCTGTTCACTATTTTTCACCAGAACAGGCAAGAGGAGGATATGTGGACAGCAGGTCTGACCTGTACTCTCTTGGAGTTGTTCTTTATGAAATGGTGACAGGAGTTTTGCCATTTGATGGAGATACTCCGATTTCTATTGCGCTAAAACACCTGCAAGAACAGCCAATAAAACCTACACTTTATAATCCCAATATACCAAAAAGTTTAGAAGCAATAATTTTGAAGGCAATGCAAAAGGATATTTTGCTGAGGTATCAATCAGCCAGTGAGATGATTCAAGATTTGAAAAATTCGCTTATTGAACCAGACGGTGATTTTGTCAAGATAGAGTCGCATGAAAATGCTGCTACCAAACAGTTTCAGTTTGAAAAGATAAAATCAGATAATACCCCAGTAGACCCAAAAAAAGAGTCAAAAGAAAAAAGAAAAGATTGGATTTATGTTGTAGCAGGGATTTTAACTGCCCTTATTATTGTTGCAATAGGCTGGCTAATATTTTATAATGCTATTGGGAAAAGCTTGACTTATCAAGAAAATGACATTACAATGCCAGACCTTGTAGGTTTTTCAATTGATGATGCAAAGGCAAAACTTGATGAGCTGGGACTAAAATATTCGGTTGAAGAGCAAAACGACCCGGCTGAGAAAGGTACAGTCATCAATCAAGACCCTGCTGCAGGTATTAAAGTAAAAAAAGATACTACTGTCAAGCTAATAGTTAGCAAAGGACCGGAAATGGTCAAAGTTCCTGATGTGGTTGGGCTCAATATCAAAGATGCTCAGATAGAGCTTGATAACAATGGTTTGAGTGTTGAGATAAAGAAAGATTATTCTGACAAGCCAGTGGACACAGTTATTGATCAACAGCCTTCTGCAAACCAGCTTATAGAAAAAAATGGTACTGTAATTTTGACTGTAAGTTTGGGTCCCAAAATAGAAAAAGTATTAGTTCCAGATGTAACAGGAATGAATATAGTTGATGCCAAGGATGTTTTACTAAAAATCGGACTTAACGTCGGTAACGTTACTTATAAAGAGGTCACAGATAGAGAGTCTGATATTGTTATCAGTCAATCACCATCTTACGGGCAGCAGGTTGTAAAAGGAAGCACTGTTGATTTAATAGTGACCAAAAAGGTTGAGACAAAAACTACAACAAAGATTATTATAAAAACAGTAATTTTACCTTCTGATTTAAATGAAGCAAATGTTAAAATAGTGGTAAGTTCAAACGGAAATGAGAGCATTGTATTTGATAGAATAGTAAAAAAAGAAGAGACTCCTTTACAGGTTAAAATTCCTATCACTGGACAATCTACAATTAGGATGTATATAAACGACCAATTATCAACAGAGGAGACGGTGGAATAG